One Cryomorphaceae bacterium 1068 DNA window includes the following coding sequences:
- the rsmA gene encoding 16S rRNA (adenine(1518)-N(6)/adenine(1519)-N(6))-dimethyltransferase RsmA — protein MKRVRAKKHLGQHFLTEPDIAQRIADSIKDEVGVRRILEIGPGTGIFTRALMTRRELELKLIEIDTESVEHLHERHPELGNRIIEGDFLKMDLNTLFDGKPFILAGNFPYNISSQILFRVVENPELMPEMVGMFQKEVAERVVSGPGSKVYGILSVLIKAFYDSEYLFTVEPESFDPPPKVKSGVIRLVRNDRKELPVPYSFFKSVVKAGFNQRRKTMRNSLSAFLNDDLKAELSETLSLRPEQLGCEEFLELAVKLSPNR, from the coding sequence ATGAAAAGAGTTAGAGCCAAAAAGCATCTCGGTCAGCATTTCTTAACCGAGCCTGACATTGCGCAGCGAATTGCCGACTCGATCAAAGACGAGGTGGGTGTCAGGCGAATTTTAGAGATCGGCCCCGGAACAGGAATCTTCACCCGAGCTTTGATGACTCGAAGGGAATTGGAGCTAAAGCTGATCGAAATCGATACCGAGTCGGTTGAGCATCTCCACGAGCGCCACCCCGAATTGGGTAACCGAATAATCGAGGGCGACTTTTTAAAAATGGATCTCAATACCCTTTTCGACGGGAAGCCATTCATCCTTGCGGGAAATTTCCCGTACAACATCTCCTCGCAAATTCTATTTCGAGTGGTGGAGAATCCAGAACTAATGCCCGAAATGGTCGGTATGTTTCAAAAGGAAGTAGCCGAAAGAGTGGTATCGGGTCCAGGAAGCAAGGTGTATGGCATTTTGAGTGTGCTGATCAAGGCATTCTACGATTCGGAATACCTGTTTACGGTAGAACCAGAGTCATTCGACCCTCCTCCGAAAGTAAAAAGCGGCGTAATCAGATTGGTACGAAACGACAGAAAAGAACTGCCTGTCCCCTACTCCTTTTTCAAAAGCGTAGTGAAAGCAGGATTCAACCAAAGACGCAAAACGATGAGGAATAGCTTGTCTGCATTTTTGAACGACGACCTAAAGGCGGAACTGAGTGAAACACTGAGCTTGCGCCCAGAGCAATTGGGATGTGAGGAGTTTCTGGAATTAGCTGTAAAACTGAGTCCGAATCGATAA
- a CDS encoding sterol desaturase family protein, protein MDVNPVILAIPVFFILIGMEVAYGYFKDRKIYRLNDAVTNISCGIVEQLTGVFAKVFTVAAYAFIYDNFRIFTLEDTWYWIVIAFIGVDFFYYWAHRMSHEVNLFWLGHVVHHQSEDYNLSVALRQSTFQKMFTFYFYFPLAFLGFKTEWFLLMGAFNLLYQFWIHTEVIKKLPKWYEYLFNTPSHHRVHHGRNPKYIDRNHAGTLMIWDRMFGTFQREEETPTYGITTPTNSWNPVTANVQPFVRLWRELKTIPGFVNKVRFTFAPPGWYPEEMGGFQKPKEVDERTYRKYEIEISPNLNYYLFSQYLILLAFTALFLFNLTKFELPFQFLIAAVIIYSVASLGTLFDDRPYGLRMESFRFFVSIGVALFLFFRDLFPLWIPILVVAFSIISALVVFRLSFHKIARS, encoded by the coding sequence ATGGACGTTAATCCGGTTATTCTCGCGATCCCTGTTTTCTTCATTCTGATCGGAATGGAGGTAGCCTATGGTTATTTTAAGGATCGAAAAATTTATCGACTCAATGACGCGGTGACAAATATAAGCTGTGGAATTGTAGAACAGCTAACGGGAGTCTTCGCCAAGGTTTTTACCGTGGCGGCCTACGCCTTCATCTATGACAATTTCAGGATTTTCACATTGGAGGATACATGGTATTGGATCGTCATCGCATTTATCGGAGTAGACTTTTTCTATTACTGGGCTCACCGCATGAGTCATGAGGTCAATCTGTTTTGGCTCGGCCATGTGGTGCATCACCAGAGCGAGGATTACAACCTTTCGGTGGCTTTGCGCCAAAGTACTTTCCAAAAAATGTTCACTTTCTACTTCTACTTTCCGTTGGCTTTTCTTGGCTTTAAGACGGAGTGGTTCCTCTTGATGGGAGCATTCAATTTGCTTTACCAATTTTGGATTCACACAGAGGTCATCAAGAAATTACCTAAATGGTACGAGTACCTTTTTAACACGCCCTCCCACCACCGAGTTCACCACGGCAGGAATCCGAAATATATAGACCGAAATCACGCAGGGACTCTGATGATTTGGGATAGAATGTTCGGGACTTTTCAGCGCGAAGAAGAAACGCCGACTTATGGCATTACGACTCCCACTAATTCGTGGAACCCTGTCACTGCCAACGTCCAGCCATTTGTTCGACTATGGCGTGAACTGAAAACGATTCCGGGTTTTGTCAATAAGGTGAGATTCACCTTTGCACCTCCCGGATGGTACCCCGAAGAAATGGGTGGCTTTCAAAAACCGAAGGAAGTGGACGAGAGGACTTATCGTAAGTACGAGATTGAGATTTCTCCAAACCTGAATTATTACCTTTTTTCTCAATACTTGATTTTATTGGCTTTTACGGCTCTTTTTCTTTTTAATCTTACCAAGTTCGAATTGCCATTCCAATTTTTAATTGCCGCCGTAATTATCTATTCAGTGGCTTCATTGGGGACATTGTTTGACGATCGACCTTATGGTTTGAGAATGGAATCGTTTCGTTTTTTCGTCTCAATAGGAGTGGCACTCTTCCTGTTCTTCCGGGATCTTTTTCCATTGTGGATTCCCATCTTAGTCGTGGCTTTCTCAATCATATCAGCGCTTGTTGTCTTCCGATTGAGTTTCCATAAAATTGCGCGCTCATAG
- the mgtE gene encoding magnesium transporter, with product MQFELTKEYLDDLSDAIAEGRDSFLESELEELHPADIAEIFDKLKAPELNYLFKLLESEKAADVMIELDEDDREKLLSTLTSKEIAHRVIDNIDSDDAADVLAELTDEKQAEVISHITDDEQRSDISDLLRYDEDSAGGIMAKELVKVRQSWTIARSIREMRKQAEDIDDVYTIYVTDDEDKLVGTLSLKDLLFSSSSIKATIADIYSEQPLNYVYPDTSGEDCSNTMEKYDLVVLPVVDHDMTLLGRITIDDVVDLIKEEAERDYQLASGISESVESDDTVWLLTRARLPWLLIGLLGGVLVAQVIGVFEKTLAEVVELMVFVPLIAAMGGNVGVQSSAIVVQGLANKTIGTGSILQKLTKELMVALVNGLICGLVILAYSILFMDSLALSYTVGIALFSVVIIAALFGTLVPLVLDKVKIDPALATGPFITTMNDIIGLSVYFIYAKFFFGL from the coding sequence ATGCAGTTCGAACTCACAAAAGAATACCTCGACGACCTTAGCGATGCCATCGCCGAGGGCCGCGACTCCTTTTTGGAAAGTGAGCTGGAGGAATTGCACCCTGCTGATATCGCTGAGATATTCGATAAGCTAAAAGCTCCCGAGCTCAACTACCTCTTCAAACTTCTCGAAAGCGAGAAGGCAGCCGATGTGATGATCGAACTCGATGAGGACGATCGGGAGAAACTCCTGTCGACACTTACATCAAAAGAAATTGCTCACCGCGTAATCGACAACATCGACTCGGATGATGCCGCCGACGTACTCGCCGAACTTACAGACGAAAAGCAAGCGGAAGTAATTTCGCACATTACCGACGACGAGCAAAGAAGCGACATCAGCGACTTGCTGCGCTACGACGAAGATTCAGCAGGGGGAATCATGGCCAAGGAATTGGTCAAAGTGCGTCAATCATGGACGATAGCGCGTAGCATTAGAGAAATGCGCAAACAAGCCGAGGACATCGATGATGTCTACACTATTTATGTCACCGATGATGAAGACAAGTTGGTTGGCACACTTTCGCTAAAGGATCTTCTTTTTTCCTCATCTTCCATAAAAGCTACCATCGCGGATATCTACTCGGAGCAGCCTCTGAACTATGTTTACCCTGATACATCCGGTGAGGATTGCTCAAATACGATGGAGAAATACGATTTGGTTGTTTTGCCGGTGGTTGATCATGACATGACCTTACTCGGTCGAATCACGATCGATGATGTGGTAGACCTCATCAAGGAAGAAGCGGAACGCGACTACCAACTAGCGTCGGGTATCTCCGAATCGGTTGAGTCAGACGATACCGTTTGGCTCTTAACACGTGCTCGTCTCCCGTGGCTGCTCATAGGGCTTTTGGGCGGAGTACTGGTGGCTCAAGTAATAGGAGTATTCGAAAAGACCTTGGCTGAAGTAGTTGAGCTCATGGTATTTGTACCTCTCATCGCCGCCATGGGAGGAAATGTCGGGGTGCAATCATCAGCAATTGTGGTACAGGGCTTAGCCAACAAAACCATTGGTACTGGAAGTATACTTCAAAAACTCACCAAAGAGCTTATGGTAGCTCTGGTAAACGGGCTGATCTGTGGGTTAGTGATTTTGGCTTACAGCATACTGTTTATGGATTCTCTGGCATTGAGTTACACTGTAGGAATTGCGCTGTTTTCTGTAGTTATCATTGCAGCACTTTTCGGCACCTTGGTTCCCTTGGTTCTCGACAAAGTCAAAATTGATCCAGCATTGGCCACTGGTCCGTTTATCACCACAATGAACGACATCATCGGTTTGAGCGTCTATTTTATTTACGCCAAATTCTTTTTCGGACTTTGA
- a CDS encoding DUF4286 family protein, which produces MILYNVTVNIDHLSHEEWLKWMKEVHIPDVLATGLFFDGKLSRILAEEQGGKSYSIQYLAKSMDDYERYLKEHAPRLQAEHEKQFGGKYVAFRTLLNVVHHEKS; this is translated from the coding sequence ATGATTTTGTACAACGTTACGGTAAACATTGATCACCTATCTCACGAGGAGTGGCTCAAGTGGATGAAAGAAGTTCACATCCCCGATGTATTGGCTACGGGGCTATTCTTTGATGGTAAACTTTCACGAATACTTGCAGAAGAACAAGGAGGAAAATCATACAGCATCCAATACTTGGCCAAGAGTATGGACGATTACGAGCGCTACCTGAAAGAACACGCTCCAAGACTCCAAGCCGAGCACGAAAAACAATTTGGCGGAAAGTACGTAGCCTTCCGAACCTTACTGAATGTGGTGCACCATGAAAAGAGTTAG
- a CDS encoding NAD(P)-dependent oxidoreductase, whose product MKKVLFIDRVHPILEEELTKNGFICEADYSGNYEVIKNKLSDYHGLVIRSRIPVDQAFLKAGSNLEFIARSGAGLENIDLAAAKECGIAVYNSPEGNMDAVGEHAIGMLLSLFNYLNKADREVRAGIWDREGNRGLELAGRTVGIIGFGHMGSALAKKLSGFDCRILAYDKYKKGYAPTYVEEVSLDIVKAESDVISIHLPLSEETDRYVDTEFIRSCKKPFFLINTARGRHVVISDLLKGLDGGSVQGACLDVLEYEKKSFDLTYHEMPESFRLLAENERVILSPHVAGWTRESYLKLSSFLAEKILKTSKGKGN is encoded by the coding sequence TTGAAAAAAGTGCTTTTCATCGATCGGGTTCACCCCATACTGGAGGAGGAATTGACCAAAAACGGCTTCATCTGCGAAGCGGATTATAGCGGTAATTACGAGGTAATAAAAAATAAACTTTCAGATTATCATGGTCTGGTCATTCGCAGCCGAATACCAGTGGATCAAGCGTTTCTGAAAGCGGGATCAAACTTAGAATTTATCGCCCGCTCTGGGGCTGGCTTAGAAAACATCGATTTGGCTGCGGCCAAAGAATGCGGCATCGCAGTTTACAATTCGCCGGAAGGCAATATGGATGCCGTGGGAGAACATGCCATCGGAATGCTGTTGAGCCTGTTCAATTATCTCAATAAAGCCGACCGTGAAGTCCGGGCAGGTATATGGGATCGCGAAGGAAACCGTGGCCTGGAGCTAGCTGGAAGAACCGTTGGTATCATCGGATTTGGCCATATGGGCTCGGCATTGGCGAAAAAGCTTTCAGGTTTCGACTGCCGAATTCTCGCTTACGACAAGTACAAAAAGGGATACGCGCCAACATACGTTGAAGAGGTTTCCCTCGACATTGTGAAAGCCGAAAGCGATGTGATTTCAATTCATCTTCCGCTCAGCGAAGAAACAGATCGGTACGTGGACACCGAATTTATCCGCTCTTGCAAAAAGCCTTTCTTTTTAATCAACACCGCCCGAGGCCGGCATGTAGTAATCAGCGACTTACTGAAGGGGCTGGATGGAGGCAGCGTTCAAGGAGCTTGTCTCGATGTTTTGGAATATGAAAAGAAATCTTTTGACCTCACTTATCACGAAATGCCTGAATCATTCAGGCTGCTTGCCGAAAACGAACGAGTGATTTTAAGTCCGCATGTAGCGGGATGGACGAGAGAGAGTTATCTGAAGCTGTCGAGTTTCTTGGCGGAGAAGATTCTAAAAACTTCAAAAGGAAAAGGCAATTGA